GGATTTCCCAAAACTATTTCTGTTCTATCGGCGAAGCACTTTTATCCTGTGTTCCTTCCTGGACTATACTTCCTGAAAGAAAAGTAAAAACTCGCAAGACTAAAAAAGAAGAATGGAACCCCATAGCAACATCTGTTCAGTTAAATGAAGAGCAGTATGCTGCTTTTAAATCTATAACAGACAGCATAGGAAAATCATATACCGAGTTTTTACTTTATGGTGTAACAGGAAGCGGTAAGACAGAAGTGGCAATGCGTTCTGTCGGATTTGCTCTTGAAAATGGATTTTCAAGTATAATCCTTGTTCCCGAAATTTCACTTACCCCTCAGATGGTCGGATGGTTCAGGTCAAGGTTTGAAAGAAATGTTGCAGTCTTGCACAGTCATCTTACCTGTGCAGAAAGAAGATTAGAATGGGAAAGGATAGTCAAAGGAGATGCAAAAATAGTTGTAGGGGCCCGTTCTGCAATATTTGCTCCTGTCCAAAATCTTAAGGTTATTATAGTTGATGAAGAACAGGAAAATTCTTATAAACAGGATGATATACCGAGGTATAATGCCAGAGATGTTGCAAGACGCAGAGCAATACAGCACGGTGCTGTTCTTATTCTATGTAGTGCCACCCCTTCACTTGAAACATTTTATAGGGCATCCCAGGGTCAAATCCATCATCTGACACTTTCACACAGGGTTGAATCAAGACCGCTACCTGCAATTGATATTGTTGATATGAAGAAAGAGATTGTAAAAGGAAACAGAAGCCCTGTACTGTCAGATTATTTAATATTAAGAATGGAAGAAACTCTTGACAAACGCCAGCAGGTAGTTCTTTTTTTAAACAGAAGAGGCCATTCAACATATCTTTTTTGCAGGAAGTGCGGATGTGTAATAAAATGCAAAAGATGTAATGTATCTTTGATTTTTCATAGCACAGAAAAAAAACTTATATGCCATTATTGTAATTTTAATATGAAAGCGCCAAGAATTTGTCCTGAGTGCAAAATGGATTATCTACAATTTCAGGGGGTCGGCACGCAAAGAGTTGAAAAAGAGGTTGCCAGGGTTTTTCAAGATATAAGAGTTGAAAGGATGGACACTGATATAACAAAGACAAAAGGAATACATTCAAGGATATTGGGTGAATTTGCAAAATGTAATATTGATGTTTTGATAGGAACACAGATGATAGCAAAAGGACTTGATTTTCCGAATGTAACTCTTGTCGGTATAATATCTGCTGACACGGCACTAAACTTTGCAGACTTTCGGTCATCTGAAAAAACATTTCATCTTCTTACACAGGTCTCAGGCCGTGCCGGAAGGGGTATTATACCCGGAAGGGTTGTTATACAGACATATCATCCACAGCACTATGTAATACGCGATATAAAAATACATTCTTATAAAGATTTTTATAGCAGGGAAATAGAAAGCAGAAAAGAACTTTTCCTGCCTCCTTTTTCAAAACTTCTTCAGATTATATCAAAAGCGAATAAAGAGCAGAAAGCAAAAGATGCGGCTGATACAGTCTGTTATGAACTCCAGACATTTTTAAGAAAGACAGGTGCATCCGTTGTAGGACCTGCTCCTATGCCTTTATCTTTTTTGAAAAGCAAATACAGATGGACTGTTACAGTAAGGATTCCAGAAGAATTGTGGGAAAGTGCAAAAACCGGTATATGGGAATGTATAAAAAGATGTGAACATTCAACAAAGATGCGCTTTTTTATAGATGTAGATCCTGTAAGTGTATTGTGAGCCTGTTGCACAGCTCCATTTCTACTCTGGCAAATTACGAAATGCGGTCAACCAATTTATATTGAAAGATTAAGTGAATCTGCTACAATAATGCTTATGGCAGTACAGAAAACTATAAAAAACGAATTCGTATATTAATTGTTAGACACACGAGAAAGATTATGAATAAAAGTAAACTGCTACAAAAGCTACTTTCCGGTTCAAAAAATATCAGATTTTCAGAGGCAGTAGCGGGTGCTAAGATGTTTGGATTTCGGTTGGACCGTATCAACAGCAGCCATCATATTTTTGTACATCCCGACGTGCCAGAATTGGTAAATCTCCAAGATGTTAAAGGAAAAGCAAAGTCATACCAGGTGAAACAATTATTGCAGATTGTTGAACGATATAATCTTCAAATGGAGGATGAAGCATGAAAGATTACCATGTCAATGTATTTTACAGTGACGAAGACGAGGGGTACATTGCAGATATACCCGACTTAAAACATTGCTCCGCTTTTGGCAAAACGCCAGAAGAGGCACTGGAAGAGGTATTGAAAGCAAAAGAAGCATGGCTTGAGGCAGCACGTACTAATGGAAAACCGATACCAATCCCTCATTTTCGACCATTGATCTATCAAGTTGTGTGAACAAATGTGTCTAACAAGGCGCTGCACCTGACCCTCAAACGCAGTAGCGTTTTCGGGCAGGTGAGATCTATCATTAGAACCGCAAGAAGGACAAAAATGAAGATGATATATTGGAAAGGGAAAAAGTTTTGGGTTGGCAAACTTCTCGAACATCCGGAGATAATGACTCAGGGCAAGACTCTTAAGGAATTGGAAGAAAACTTAAGGGACGCCTATCTGCTTATGGCAATGGACGAAGTCCCTAAAGAACACCAAATCAAAGAACTTGCCCTTACCGTATGAGACTGAAAGAACTCATCAAAAAGATAGGTGAAGCAGGATGCGTTTTTGTCAGACACGGAAGAAATCATGATCTTTACGTGAATCCCAAAACCGGCAAAAGACAACCTGTACCAAGACACAATGAAATTGACGACTATCTTGCCAAGCATATAATCAAACTGTTGACATAACTTATACACTTCATTGACTATTTTTAGTAGGCGTGCTATCTTGAGATATAATAACGTTTAAGTTCGGCCGTTGAGAAGAAAGATTTAATATGAAAAAACGTATACAGTTTCAGGGCACACTTATATTCTTATGTGTTGACTAACGATACATTAAGTTGTATACTTAATGTATCGTTAGTCAACATTTATGAAGTTTAGAATCTGCTCTTCTATTTCTTCTGGCACTCTATTGGGCATCCTGGGAGCTCTTCTTGTCCTTGATCTTAAACCTTCATCTCCTTCTTTATCTCTTCTCTTCTTCCACTTATAGAACCACTTTCTGCTCACTCCATATCTTTTGCAGAGGGAGGTTATTGGTTCCCGGTTTTTATCTGCCTCTTCGAATATCCTCATTCTCATTCTATAAAGACACTCTCTTTCTCCTATACCCGAACCTCCTTTTTGTTGGTATTCTACTGGAGGTTCTGGTAGGCGTCAAAGAAATCTTTTTCATTGTTTTCCTGCCCAAAATTTTGCTTATTTAAGAGCAAATTTTGGGCAGGTAAAACAAAGATTTGTTACCACCACTTGAAGATAGTACAATTAAAATACAATAACGATACCATAACAAGCGGAAATACCGTCCGGGCACTTATAAACCTTTCTATACCCATGCTTATAAACGCCGTATTGCAGAATATACAAACCCTCATAGACCTTTTTTGGGTAGGGAAATTAGGAAGTATTGCAATTGCATCCGTTGCGACAAGCGGAACAATCCTTATGATTTTATTTCCCATTGTTGTGGGAATATCATCGGGGACAATTGCCATTGTTTCAAGATACATCGGTTCAAAAAATTATGATTTTGCAAACCATGTTGTGGGTCAATCGTTATTCCTTTTATCATAGCCGTATTTAACAAAGAAACAGATGTTATACAAATAGGTTCCGATTATTTAAGGATAGTCCCCCTATCCTATGTGTTCACGGCGCTTGGCGTTGTTCTTGGAAGGGCTTTACAGGGTGCGGGCGATACACTTGCAACAATGGTTATTACGGTTTTTTCACTCTGGGGGCTACAGATACCCCTTGCATTCTTTTTTTCCAAAATATGGGGGACAAACGGAATATGGTGGTCAATTGTCCTTACAACAGTCGTGAACGGAATTATTACGGTAATATGGTTTGAAAGGGGAGAATGGAAGAAGAAAAAAGGTTATTTCCTGTCAAAAAATGGATTTTTACCGCTTACACTTAAAGGAATTCCAAGCGCCTGAACAACCTTACCTGATGGTGAAGTCTCTGAGGTTTTTTCAAAAAGTCCCAGGTCAAGTGCGGCTCTTCCTATTGAAAACATAATTCTGTTGTCTACATTGAACTTGTTTGCAATTATTGCAGAAGAAGAAGTCGCCAGCCCAAGGTCAATTGAATTATATGCACAGACACCCTTTGTCTTTTTTAGTTCCTCACAGGTCGGATATCCGCAGTATCCACAGTTTAGTCCCGCAGGATTTGCTTTCACACCTATTACAACAATAGCAGGAACAGACTGAATAGAATTAGCGTCTCTTTCAAAAGAAGGTCTGTGTTCACTCTTTGAGATCTGTCTCATTTTTTCTACAATCTTACTTCTTGTCTGTTCATCGTCTATGAGTATGGTTTCTATATTGTCCAACCCCTTTGTTTTTGGTGCCGTCCTTGCGGAGCATAAAATAAATCCTGCGATATCTAATACAGAATCTTTCTCAACCTGTTTTCCTGTTTTCATTTTTTTCTTTATTATCTTTAAGGACAGATATGGAAAAAAAATCTTAAAAGAAACATCACCAAAATGCCGAGCACAAAAAACAGCATGGCTGTGTTAGTTCTTTTTGTATCTTTTTGTTTATAAATTTCTGGTATAAGGTCGCAGATTGCAATATATAAAAATCCTCCACCTGCAAATGGCAGGAGAAAGAATGAAAATGCTTGGATGTGAGATGATAGATAAAATCCTAATATTGTGCCAAGCACTGAGGTTAGTGCCGAAAGAAAATTATAGAAAAGAGCCTTAAATTTACCGAATCCACCATATACAAGAACTCCAAAGTCTCCTATTTCCTGCGGAATTTCATGCATAATGATAGAAACAGTTGCTGGAATGCCTATATAAGGCCCTATTCTAAAACCTGTTCCTATTATAACACCGTCTATAAAATTGTGCACAGCATCACCGAGCAGGTTAAGGTATCTAAATATATGAACATCACACTGCCCGCGGTGGCAGTGTCTCCAGAAAAGATATTTTTCAATGACAAAGAAAAGAAGAAAACCGAAAAGTGTAATAACAAAAACCTTAAATAAATTCAGATTTTTAATTGCTTCTGGAAGCAGATGAAAGAAAGCCCCACCTATAAGTCCTCCTGCTGAAAGGCCAACCAGAGATATAAGAATTCTTTCTAAGAGTTCTTTTTTAAAAATCAAAGTACAGATCCCAACCAGTGAGATTATACTTACCAACAGACTTGCAAGTATTGCGTAAATAAAATCCATAGGTTTTATTCTAAATAAAAAAATAAATTTATCAAGAAGTTTTTAATGCAGGCGTAATTTGACAAAAAACTATGATTTGATAACATATTTAATAGTTCACCTGTCGAGCTTGGCAGGTAAGCAGGTAGGAAGGAGGCTATGAAAAGAATTGTATATCTTGATAATAATGCAACAACACCTGTAGATCCACTGGTGCTTGAGGCAATGCTTCCCTATTATAAACAGGAATACGGCAACGCATCAGGTATATACTCAAAAGGACAATCTGCAAAAATTGCAATTGAAAAGGCAAGAACCGTTATAGGTGAAGCACTTGGAACAGAACCGGTTGATATAATATTTGTTTCAGGGGGTACAGAGGCTGATAATTTTGCAATAAAAGGTGTTGCATACTCATACCAGAATAAGGGCAGACATATCATTACAACAAAGGTTGAACATTCTGCAGTATTGAAAACCTGTCAGTATCTTGAAAAGAACGGTTTTTCCGTAACATATTTAGATGTTGATAAAACCGGGTTGGTCAGTCCTGAAGATGTAAAAAATGCAATAACCGACAGGACAATACTTGCAACAGTTATGCATTCTAATAATGAGGTAGGGACAGTCCAGCCAATACAGGCAATAGCAGATATCTGCAAAGAAAAAGGTGTCCTATTCCATACAGATGCTGTTCAGAGTTTCGGTAAAATCCCCCTAGATGTTGAAAAAATGGGCGTGGACTTGCTTTCTCTTTCTGCCCATAAGATTTATGGGCCCAAAGGAATAGGTATCCTGTATGTAAGAAAAAAAGTAGACCTTATACCGATGATGCATGGGGGCCCACATGAAAGAAAATTAAGGGCTGGAACAGAAAATGTGCCCTTAATAGTTGGTTTTGGTAAAGCAGTTGAGATTGCAGTGAAGAATATGAGCGAAGAACCCGACAGGATAAGAAATTTAAGGGATATGCTACATCAGGGACTTTTGTCCAGTCTTACACATCTTCACTTGAATGGACATCCCACGCAAAGACTCCCGGGTGTTTTAAATATTGGATTTGAATATGTGGAAGGCGAATCTATAATACTTAATTTTGATATGAAAGGGATTTGTGCATCAACAGGGAGTGCCTGCACATCAGGTTCACTGGAGCCTTCCCATGTGTTAACGGCAATGGGCGTTGACCCTGTTATATCCCAGGGTTCTGTAAGATTTTCTGTCGGCAGAATGAACACAGAAAAAGATATCAAATACTGTATTAAGGTAATCCCGCCGATAATAAAAAGATTAAGAGAAATGTCTCCTCTTTCATAAAAAATAGGTGACAGGTAAAAGCCGTCGCCCGTATTTCGTATTTCGTCGTCCATATTCCGTATATCGTATTCCATAAAAAACAGACGACGGGATACGAAATACCAGTGCTCTGGTGATATGGTAATATGTGGATAGATACTCACTGTCATTTGGATTTTAAAAATTTCAACAAGGACAGGGATGGTGTTCTTGAAAAAGCTTTTTCTTGTGGTGTAAAGAAAGTTATAAATCCGGCAGCATCAATCCAATCCAGCAGGAATGCTATTGATATATCTGCAAGATATAAAAATGTGTTTGCAGCCATAGGCATCCATCCAATAGATGCAGATGAATGGACGCCCCTGAATTTTAAGATTATTAAAGATCTTGCAAAATCTGAAAAAGTTATTGCAATAGGTGAAACAGGTCTTGATTATTACAGAACCGAGACAAAAAAGGGGAAACAAATAAAAAGTTTTAACGCACACATTGAGATTGCTGGACACCTTGACCTTCCGTTAATAATCCACATAAGAGATGCATTTGAGGATGCAATATCTATACTATCCCGCAGGGCAGAATCTGGCGCAAAAAATAAAGTAAAAGGGGTTGTCCATTGTTTTTCAGGAAATATAAAACAGGCAGAATCTATTCTTGATTTAGGACTTTATATATCGTTTACCGGAAATATAACATATCCCAAAGCAAAACATTTAAGAGAGGTTGTTTCTTATGTTCCAATAGAAAAAATGATGGTAGAAACCGATGCCCCTTTTCTTGCTCCGCAAGGTATCCGAGGAAAAAGAAATGAACCCTGCTATGTTATAGAGGTTGGAAAGGTTCTTACAGAGATCAAGAAATTATCCCTGCAGGATGTTGAAAGAATCACAAGTTTGAATGCAATACAGTTGTTCAGTATAGGAGAAGAAAAATCAAAACAAAACATTGCATATCCAATAAGAGATTCATTGTATCTTAATATAACAAACAGATGCACAAATGTTTGTTCATTTTGTATAAGGGCAAAAACCGATTTTATAAAAGGACATTTTTTAAGACTTGAAACTGAACCCGCAATAGAACAGATTATAGATGCTATAGCGGATGCAAAATCATATAAAGAGGTTGTATTCTGTGGATATGGGGAACCAACGCTAAGACTTGATATTGTTGTAAGGGTTGCAGAAAGATTAAAAAAGATGGGTGTTCCTGTCCGACTGAATACCAATGGGCATGGCAGCCTTATTGCCGGGAAGGATATAGTGCCTGAGATTGCAGGCAGGGTTGACAAGGTAAGCATAAGCCTTGATGCTCACGATTCTATCACATACAATAAAATATGCAAACCTGTCTGGGGCGAAAAAACATTTGATGCAATACTTGAGTTTGCAAAAAGGTGCCTTGAACTTAATATAGATGTAGAACTAACAGTCGTTAGAATTCCAACAGTGGATGTTGAAAAATGCAAAGAAATTGCTCACCAATTAGGGACAGTTTTCAGAGTAAGAGAATACGATGAAGTGGGATAGAATAAAAAATTTTATTCAAAAACAAAGATTCTGGCTTGTTATTGTTCTGATAGCGGCATCTGTTTTAATCCTGCCTTATGTAGATACAAATGTAAATGGTTTTTTTGAAAAAGATAGTTTTGTATTAAATTGGAAAAATTTGACATCCTCACAACTTTTAAGGATTTCAATAGTTTTGGCAGGTGTGTTTTTAGGAATAATAACAGGCATTATACTGCTTGCAACATATATCGGGGGTTTTCTTATAAAAAAAGATGTGCCTTTAAAATTTCCTGCCTTAAATCTTGATATAAAGTGGAAGGTTTTTGATTCATTTAAGATAATGTCTATCAGTATAATAGGAACGGCGGTTTTAACGGCCCTTTTAAGTAAATCTTCAATTCTAAAATCAACCAATACAGAATGGTTTAAGATTGGTCAGTCTTCTATCCTTGCTTGTGTTTTGCTGGTGCTTGTTATTTACTATGTTGTTTTCATATACAGAGAACATTATAAGACACTGGGTTTTATAAAACAGGGATTGGCAAAAAAAATCGTTTTTACCGTTCTGGCTTATATTGCGGCTTTGCCCTTGTTTATTGCAGCAGCTATCGTTGGTGCAATTATTACAACCTTATTAGGATTTTATGTAGAACCCCATCCTATCAGCATATTTCTTGTTAAAGAAAAAAATTTTTTTGTTATTATATATATATGGATAATTGCAGGAATTATAGCGCCTGTTTCTGAGGAATTGTTTTTTAGAGGATTTTTATATCCTGCTTTAAAAGTAAGAAACGGAAAAGTTTTAGGTATTTTGTTAAGCGCCTGTTTTTTTTCTATCCTTCACCTGAACATCTCTTCAATATTGCCGATATTTGTTTTAGGAATATTATTTGCCTGGCTTTATGAAAACACCGGTTCTATATTTCCCTCAATATTTGCACATTCTCTTCATAACACTGTTACATTGTCTGGAATGCTCCTTATAAAAGATATGGTAATTTAAGAATAGAAATGTCAAATATCAAATATCAAATATTAAATATCATTACACATAAGGTTCTGTGATGTGGAGGTGTCCTGTGTATTATATAGGAGACCTTTTTATTAAATCTTTATAATTTAAAATTTATTCAAAATTGGAAATTAAAAATTCCTCACCTCTACTACCTACTATATTTTCGGAGGGGTGGCAGAGTGGACGAATGCGGCGGTCTCGAAAACCGTTATCCGTCTTAAAACGGATCGGGGGTTCAAATCCCTTCCCCTCCGCCAAAGAACCCCGAAGGAGAAACTTCGTTTCCCTACGGGGCAGGCCTGAAAAAATGCTTGCCCCGTTAAATTTGCGAAGTAAATTTGTTCGGGGTCGGCTCGAACTTTATTTTGGCCAGAAGCGAGCTTTTCTTTATTTTCATTCTAATATCTCTATGCTAACTATAGTATGTAGAACTAAAAATAGCAAGTGTATATAATAGAAGTATCTAATGTGAAACGAGAAATACTATTAAAGTTTGGTAATAAAGTCCGTGGACGACGGCTTAAATTAGGTTTATCTCAGGAAGAGTTATCTTCTCGTGCCGGCGTTCATAGAACATACATCGGAATGATTGAAAGGGCAGAAAAAAATATAACACTCGAGAATATTGAAAAAATCGCTAAGGCACTAGAAATCTCGTTAGACAACCTTATGAAATTTTAAAAATGCTTTTATGGAAAAGAGACATCGACAACATCTAAAAACACGAAAAAGTCCGCCCTTTAACCTTTTATCCAAGGGACAAGAGGATACGGCAAAAGTGGCTTCGAATATTGTGTGGGAAACAATACTTAAAAAATACCCACACTTAGATTTTAATAATCTTGAGACACTGGGTCTTAAAGACTTGAAAGCTGGATATGCTATTGCGTATATAAACCGAGGCACAAAATTAGTCGGTTTGCCAGAAAGAAAACCCAAAGAATTACAAGCCTTCGACTCCGCAGACGGAATTAAACCTGATGGCGGTATATTTTTTGTTCAATCAAAAAAAGATAATTTTAACCATATTATTGGCGCGCTTGAAGTAAAACATCAAGGAGAATATGACGGATATACGCCAATTAGTGACGCCGATTGGAAGAAGAAAGGCGGCGACCCTTCAATTCCAAGAGAGAAAAGACCGCCTCAAGCACAAGGTAATGCGATAGAGAGATTTGCTAAAAACGCCAATGCCATAAAAACACTAACCAGTTTTTATGGCTACAATCCTTATATTGTTTTTACTGAAGGGTTTGACTTTTTCCTTAAAGATGATTTCAAGATTTTTGAAAAACAACCGCATTCTTCCCGTTTCAAAAACAGAGATTCTTCGATTCTTATGAGGTTGATAGCTGGAAATGATTGGCTTCCGCTCAATAGGGTATATGTTGATTGCTTGCAGCACGGTAATACCCAAATCTGCCCAGCGACAATTTTTGCTCGAATGTCAAAATGGAGCGCAGAGGAAATCGCGAAAATTATGTTAGTAGTTATCGATAAATCTCTTGCGCGTCTACGCAAACTTGATGAGATTTAAGCAGTTTTCTTTTCAAGAATCCAAAGCAATTCTTTGACTTTTATATCCCTATCGCGCAGATTTCTTGAGCCGCGATAAGTGTTATAATCTTGCTCCATTAGTTCCCATTTCCCGTATTGCGAGAGAATTTTTTTGAAGACATCAATTGGAATTATTCCCTCGTCGTTATAGGAAATCGCAATAAATTTTGCCCGAGTACCGGCCAAGAGTTGATCCATCGCATCTTCGGCAATCTTTCTTTTGTTATACGCCGATCTGTTCCATTCTTTTGCTATACCGCTTACACCATCTTGTATTCCCACTGGCTTACCGCCATTGATAATATTAAGCATAAAGTAATTCGAGCCATAAGGATGTTGATTATAGGGTGGGTCATAATAGACTAAATCAAAGAATGGAATATTTTTGTCTTTCACCAGTTCATTTACATCTCGTTTGCAAACAAACACAGGACACTCAAAATCAGAAAATTCAGGCACATCAAGCGAAATTTCTTTTTTAATACGAGAAAGAGCGTTTTCCCCCCGTCCGCCAAAATGTCCATTGCCGTTGTGCTTATGAAATCCCTTAAACACGCCTGATGTGTTTGTGTGGATAGACGCTTTTACCAAAAGCGAGGCGAGACAAAAATGTTTATATTTTCTTGGCACTTCATCAATCAGTTCCCGTAAGTTATCTATAATTTTTGCGTTTTTGTTTGTGTAAAATACTCTTTCTCCTTGTTGGACATTATTATCATTTTTTGGAGCATAATTTTTTTCTATAAATCCAATATCATTAGCTTTAAGTTTTAATTTATTTTCG
This is a stretch of genomic DNA from bacterium Unc6. It encodes these proteins:
- a CDS encoding primosomal protein N', with product MEIKPYAIVAIPLPLRGLYHYKIKDEDMGRDLTGYRVKVTFGHKKKIGFVVGMDISCNIPEQKVLQIEKVLDNKKVLDDNVLQLAEWISQNYFCSIGEALLSCVPSWTILPERKVKTRKTKKEEWNPIATSVQLNEEQYAAFKSITDSIGKSYTEFLLYGVTGSGKTEVAMRSVGFALENGFSSIILVPEISLTPQMVGWFRSRFERNVAVLHSHLTCAERRLEWERIVKGDAKIVVGARSAIFAPVQNLKVIIVDEEQENSYKQDDIPRYNARDVARRRAIQHGAVLILCSATPSLETFYRASQGQIHHLTLSHRVESRPLPAIDIVDMKKEIVKGNRSPVLSDYLILRMEETLDKRQQVVLFLNRRGHSTYLFCRKCGCVIKCKRCNVSLIFHSTEKKLICHYCNFNMKAPRICPECKMDYLQFQGVGTQRVEKEVARVFQDIRVERMDTDITKTKGIHSRILGEFAKCNIDVLIGTQMIAKGLDFPNVTLVGIISADTALNFADFRSSEKTFHLLTQVSGRAGRGIIPGRVVIQTYHPQHYVIRDIKIHSYKDFYSREIESRKELFLPPFSKLLQIISKANKEQKAKDAADTVCYELQTFLRKTGASVVGPAPMPLSFLKSKYRWTVTVRIPEELWESAKTGIWECIKRCEHSTKMRFFIDVDPVSVL
- a CDS encoding HicB family protein, with the protein product MKDYHVNVFYSDEDEGYIADIPDLKHCSAFGKTPEEALEEVLKAKEAWLEAARTNGKPIPIPHFRPLIYQVV
- a CDS encoding HicB family protein, with amino-acid sequence MKMIYWKGKKFWVGKLLEHPEIMTQGKTLKELEENLRDAYLLMAMDEVPKEHQIKELALTV
- a CDS encoding addiction module toxin, HicA family, whose product is MRLKELIKKIGEAGCVFVRHGRNHDLYVNPKTGKRQPVPRHNEIDDYLAKHIIKLLT
- a CDS encoding cysteine desulfurase NifS, whose product is MKRIVYLDNNATTPVDPLVLEAMLPYYKQEYGNASGIYSKGQSAKIAIEKARTVIGEALGTEPVDIIFVSGGTEADNFAIKGVAYSYQNKGRHIITTKVEHSAVLKTCQYLEKNGFSVTYLDVDKTGLVSPEDVKNAITDRTILATVMHSNNEVGTVQPIQAIADICKEKGVLFHTDAVQSFGKIPLDVEKMGVDLLSLSAHKIYGPKGIGILYVRKKVDLIPMMHGGPHERKLRAGTENVPLIVGFGKAVEIAVKNMSEEPDRIRNLRDMLHQGLLSSLTHLHLNGHPTQRLPGVLNIGFEYVEGESIILNFDMKGICASTGSACTSGSLEPSHVLTAMGVDPVISQGSVRFSVGRMNTEKDIKYCIKVIPPIIKRLREMSPLS
- a CDS encoding transcriptional regulator — its product is MKREILLKFGNKVRGRRLKLGLSQEELSSRAGVHRTYIGMIERAEKNITLENIEKIAKALEISLDNLMKF